In the Clostridia bacterium genome, one interval contains:
- a CDS encoding (2Fe-2S) ferredoxin domain-containing protein, producing MKSLADLENLRQKAQEAMKVREGMKETKVVVGMGTCGIAAGAREVMSAILDELAKRQLADVTVTQTGCVGLCEYEPLVDVIKPGQPKVTYHHVDPEKARQIVVKHVVNDQPIGEWVITSR from the coding sequence ATGAAATCCTTGGCCGACCTCGAAAACCTGAGGCAGAAAGCCCAAGAAGCTATGAAGGTCAGAGAAGGCATGAAGGAGACCAAGGTAGTTGTAGGCATGGGCACTTGTGGTATTGCTGCTGGAGCTCGGGAAGTCATGAGCGCAATTCTCGATGAGCTAGCCAAGCGGCAGCTGGCTGATGTGACCGTTACCCAGACTGGTTGCGTCGGACTTTGCGAATACGAGCCGCTGGTGGATGTAATTAAACCAGGACAGCCCAAGGTTACCTATCATCATGTGGACCCCGAAAAGGCGCGCCAAATAGTTGTCAAGCACGTGGTCAATGACCAACCGATAGGGGAATGGGTAATCACCAGTCGATAA